The Arvicanthis niloticus isolate mArvNil1 chromosome 2, mArvNil1.pat.X, whole genome shotgun sequence genome includes a window with the following:
- the LOC117704545 gene encoding olfactory receptor 1L8, giving the protein MCITGSKSMERVNQTKIVSEFILLGLSPRPEDQKPLFILFLTIYLATLAGNLLIILVIRSDPHLHTPMYFFLSFLSLTDICFTTTIVPKMLVNFLSEKKTISYAGCLTQMYFLYALGNSDSCLLAVMAFDRYVAICNPFHYVTIMNHHRCVLLVTFSCSFPHLHSLLHTLLLNLLTFCDSNVIHHFLCDLSPLIKLSCSSTFVNEIVIVTEGALVLVTPFLCIAFSYIRILITVLKIPSAAGKRKAFSTCGSHLVVVTLFYGSIFYVYLQPVSTYTVKDHIATIVYTVFSSMLNPFIYSLRNKDLKQGLRKLISRRNI; this is encoded by the coding sequence ATGTGCATAACTGGATCCAAATCAATGGAAAGAGTTAACCAAACCAAGATTGTCTCTGAGTTCATCCTCCTGGGACTCTCCCCTCGGCCTGAGGACCAAAAGCCACTCTTTATCCTATTCCTTACCATTTACCTGGCTACTCTAGCAGGGAACCTGCTCATCATTCTGGTCATCCGCTCTGACCCTCATCTCCATACTCCCATGtattttttcttgagttttctgtcTTTAACTGACATTTGTTTCACTACAACTATTGTCCCTAAGATGCTAGTGAATTTTCTGTCAGAAAAGAAGACCATCTCCTATGCAGGGTGTCTGACACAAATGTATTTTCTCTATGCCTTGGGTAACAGTGATAGCTGTCTTCTGGCAGTAATGGCCTTTGACCGGTATGTAGCCATCTGCAACCCTTTCCACTATGTAACCATCATGAACCATCATCGATGTGTCCTACTGGTGACCTTCTCTTGCTCCTTTCCTCACCTCCATTCACTTCTGCACACACTTTTACTTAATCTTCTGACCTTTTGTGACTCCAATGTTATTCACCACTTTCTCTGTGACCTCAGTCCTCTGATAAAATTATCCTGCTCCTCCACATTTGTCAATGAGATTGTGATAGTGACAGAAGGAGCTCTTGTTTTGGTGACCCCTTTCCTATGCATCGCCTTCTCTTACATCAGAATCCTTATTACAGTTCTCAAGATTCCTTCTGCTGCTGGGAAACGCAAAGCCTTTTCCACTTGTGGGTCTCACCTCGTTGTGGTAACCCTCTTTTATGGAAGCATCTTCTATGTGTATTTACAGCCTGTGTCAACTTATACTGTCAAAGACCATATAGCAACAATTGTCTACACAGTTTTTTCATCTATGCTAAACCCTTTCATCTACAGCTTGAGAAACAAAGACTTGAAGCAGGGTCTGAGGAAACTCATAAGCAGAAGGAACATCTAA